A DNA window from Streptomyces bacillaris contains the following coding sequences:
- a CDS encoding DMT family transporter, which translates to MSAPCQQPTTPAAAPVPSPAAAVPSPTTPTATPRRPAVDWRIRFAVLSLIWGFSFLLIKVGTQGFAPFQVTLGRLLAGTAVLAVAMAMRRERLPRSARTWGHITVAAFFLNALPFSLFSYAELTIPSTLAGICNATSPLWGMALSVVALSEDRPTRRRVAGLGVGFLGVLTVLGAWQGFSGLDLPGTGMALLASFSYAVGWIYVRRTLAGTGSSTLTLTGSQLFVGTLQLAVVTPAFTSAPDTFPLLPTLSVLALGALGTGLAVLLQYGLVQEVGPTTGQMVTYFIPVIATAAGVALLGEQLTWNTPVGAVIVLAGAALTQSRPPTTTARPGPRIRSRTLIRSRTAETRPERLSRT; encoded by the coding sequence ATGAGCGCCCCCTGCCAGCAGCCCACCACCCCTGCGGCCGCCCCCGTCCCCTCGCCCGCCGCGGCCGTCCCCTCGCCCACCACCCCCACCGCCACCCCCCGGCGCCCGGCCGTCGACTGGCGGATCCGGTTCGCCGTGCTCTCCCTCATCTGGGGGTTCAGCTTCCTGCTCATCAAGGTGGGAACGCAGGGGTTCGCGCCGTTCCAGGTCACCCTGGGCCGACTGCTGGCCGGGACCGCCGTCCTGGCCGTCGCGATGGCGATGCGCCGGGAGCGGCTGCCGCGCTCGGCCCGCACCTGGGGGCACATCACGGTGGCGGCGTTCTTCCTCAACGCCCTGCCGTTCTCGCTCTTCTCCTACGCCGAGCTGACCATCCCGTCCACCCTTGCCGGGATCTGCAACGCGACCTCGCCCCTGTGGGGCATGGCCCTCTCGGTGGTCGCCCTCTCCGAGGACCGCCCGACCCGCCGCCGCGTCGCGGGCCTGGGCGTGGGCTTCCTCGGGGTGCTGACCGTGCTGGGCGCCTGGCAGGGCTTCTCCGGCCTGGATCTGCCCGGTACGGGGATGGCGCTGCTGGCCTCGTTCAGCTACGCGGTCGGCTGGATCTACGTCCGCCGTACGCTGGCGGGCACCGGCTCCTCGACGCTGACGCTCACCGGCAGCCAGCTCTTCGTCGGCACGCTGCAACTGGCCGTGGTGACCCCGGCGTTCACCTCCGCCCCGGACACGTTCCCGCTGCTGCCCACGCTCTCCGTGCTGGCGCTCGGCGCACTCGGTACGGGGCTGGCGGTGCTGCTCCAGTACGGACTCGTCCAGGAGGTCGGCCCGACGACCGGGCAGATGGTCACGTACTTCATCCCGGTGATCGCCACCGCGGCGGGCGTCGCCCTGCTCGGCGAGCAGCTGACCTGGAACACCCCGGTGGGCGCGGTGATCGTGCTGGCCGGAGCGGCCCTCACCCAGAGCCGCCCGCCGACCACGACCGCCCGCCCCGGCCCCCGGATCCGGTCCCGAACCCTGATCCGGTCCCGTACGGCAGAGACCCGGCCGGAGCGTCTCAGCCGTACGTGA
- a CDS encoding EamA family transporter, whose protein sequence is MHASRGTQRRSAGLGLALLSAFAFGGSGVAAKPLIEAGLDPLHVVWLRVAGAALIMLPVAWRHRNLVRERPALLAGFGLFAVAGVQACYFAAISRIPVGVALLVEYLAPALVLGWVRFVQRRPVTRAAAVGVVLAVGGLACVVEVWAGLGFDALGLLLALGAACCQVGYFVLSDHGGQGGKGSDGRRVEPPHPLGVIAYGLIVGALILTVVARPWGMDWSLLGGSAGMDGDVVPAWVLLGWIVLVATVLAYGSGVVSVRMLSPQVAGVVACLEAVIATVLAWVLLGEHLSAPQLIGGFVVLTGAFIAQSATPKPPAGPVAAGVGAAAGAAESELSAGRASH, encoded by the coding sequence ATGCACGCGTCTCGGGGTACTCAGAGGAGAAGCGCAGGCCTGGGGCTCGCCCTCCTGTCGGCCTTCGCGTTCGGCGGTTCCGGGGTGGCCGCCAAGCCGCTGATCGAGGCGGGGCTCGACCCGCTGCACGTGGTGTGGCTACGGGTGGCGGGCGCCGCCCTCATCATGCTGCCGGTCGCCTGGCGCCACCGGAATCTCGTACGGGAGCGGCCCGCCCTCCTCGCCGGGTTCGGGCTCTTCGCCGTGGCCGGTGTCCAGGCCTGCTATTTCGCCGCCATCTCCCGTATCCCGGTCGGGGTGGCGCTCCTCGTCGAGTATCTGGCCCCCGCGCTGGTCCTCGGCTGGGTCCGGTTCGTCCAGCGCAGGCCCGTCACCCGGGCGGCCGCCGTCGGCGTGGTCCTGGCGGTCGGCGGACTCGCCTGTGTCGTCGAGGTCTGGGCCGGGCTCGGCTTCGACGCCCTGGGCCTGCTGCTCGCCCTCGGTGCGGCCTGCTGCCAGGTGGGGTACTTCGTCCTCTCCGACCACGGTGGCCAGGGGGGCAAGGGGAGTGACGGGCGGCGCGTCGAACCTCCGCATCCGCTCGGCGTCATCGCGTACGGACTCATCGTCGGTGCCCTGATCCTCACCGTCGTCGCGCGGCCGTGGGGCATGGACTGGTCGCTGCTCGGCGGGAGCGCCGGCATGGACGGCGATGTGGTCCCCGCCTGGGTGCTGCTCGGCTGGATCGTGCTGGTCGCCACCGTGCTCGCGTACGGCAGTGGCGTCGTCTCCGTCCGGATGCTCTCGCCTCAGGTCGCCGGGGTCGTCGCCTGTCTGGAAGCGGTCATCGCGACCGTGCTGGCCTGGGTGCTGCTCGGGGAACATCTCTCCGCCCCGCAGCTCATCGGCGGGTTCGTCGTTCTGACCGGGGCGTTCATTGCCCAGTCGGCCACGCCCAAGCCGCCTGCGGGGCCGGTGGCCGCGGGTGTGGGTGCGGCGGCGGGGGCCGCCGAGAGCGAGTTGTCCGCCGGGCGGGCCTCACATTAG
- a CDS encoding pyridoxamine 5'-phosphate oxidase family protein: MQDTAPPTATGPESATAYTPTARTVPTRAKERASYDRELVHSILDAACLCHLGFVRDAAPVVLPTLYGRVGERLYVHGSTGSRPLRNARAAADPGLPVCLTVTHVDALVLARSAFHHSINYRSVVVHGTATTVTDPEERRIALDAIVDQAVPGRSRDARPANTKELAATAVIRLDLDEVSAKVRTGGPNDEPEDLTLPHWTGIVPLTRGYGSPVPADDLDPAVGVPEYLRAL; this comes from the coding sequence ATGCAGGACACCGCCCCGCCCACCGCCACGGGCCCGGAGAGCGCCACCGCCTACACCCCCACCGCCCGCACGGTACCGACCCGGGCCAAGGAGCGCGCCTCCTACGACCGCGAGCTGGTCCACTCGATACTCGACGCGGCCTGCCTCTGCCACCTCGGCTTCGTCCGGGACGCGGCGCCCGTCGTGCTGCCGACCCTGTACGGGCGGGTCGGAGAGCGCCTGTACGTCCACGGGTCGACCGGCTCCCGCCCACTGCGCAACGCCCGGGCCGCCGCCGACCCGGGGCTGCCGGTCTGTCTGACCGTCACCCATGTCGACGCCCTGGTGCTGGCCCGGTCCGCCTTCCACCACTCGATCAACTACCGCTCGGTGGTGGTCCACGGCACGGCGACCACCGTGACCGACCCCGAGGAGCGGCGCATCGCCCTCGACGCGATCGTCGACCAGGCCGTCCCCGGCCGATCGCGGGACGCCCGCCCGGCCAACACCAAGGAACTGGCCGCCACGGCGGTGATCCGGCTGGACCTCGACGAGGTCTCCGCGAAGGTCCGCACCGGCGGCCCCAACGACGAGCCGGAGGACCTCACCCTCCCCCACTGGACCGGCATCGTGCCGCTCACCCGGGGCTACGGGTCCCCGGTCCCGGCGGACGACCTGGACCCGGCCGTCGGCGTACCGGAGTACCTGCGTGCGCTCTGA
- a CDS encoding aminotransferase class I/II-fold pyridoxal phosphate-dependent enzyme produces the protein MLGGYRISGRRASEIAASVERGVGSGELPPGHVLPPMRELAARLEVNPNTVAAAYRTLRERGVIETAGRRGSRVRPRPASTPRGSLRIEAPPGVRDLGKGNPDPELLPTLGPALAVAAAVDAEHPGLYGEAPVVPEFAAYARTAMDADGVPEGAVAVTSGSLDAIERVLAAHLRPGDAVAVEDPGWGSVLDLVPALGLRAVPVGVDDDGPVVADVERVLRAGARALVVTDRAQNPTGASVSAGRARELRAVLARHPDVLLIEDDHGHAIVDLPLHPLAGTTDHWAFVRSAAKAYGPDLRVAVLTGDAVTVDRVAGRQRLGPGWVSRLLQRAVLHLWTSGAVDTAAVARSYGERRDALVHALAERGVTAYGRSGMNVWVPVSDETGAIARLLHAGWAVAPGARFRMSTPQAVRLTVSRLTAADIGPLADAVASAAGPARPVTYG, from the coding sequence GTGCTAGGAGGGTATCGGATCAGTGGGCGGCGCGCATCGGAAATCGCCGCCAGTGTGGAGCGCGGGGTCGGCTCCGGCGAGCTGCCGCCCGGCCATGTCCTGCCCCCGATGCGGGAGTTGGCCGCCCGTCTGGAGGTCAACCCCAATACGGTGGCGGCCGCCTACCGGACGCTGCGCGAGCGCGGGGTGATCGAGACGGCGGGCCGCCGGGGGAGCCGGGTGCGGCCGCGTCCGGCCAGCACCCCCCGCGGCTCCCTGCGCATCGAGGCGCCGCCGGGCGTACGCGACCTCGGCAAGGGCAACCCCGATCCGGAGCTGCTGCCCACGCTCGGCCCGGCGCTCGCCGTGGCGGCCGCGGTCGACGCGGAGCACCCCGGGCTGTACGGGGAGGCGCCCGTGGTCCCCGAGTTCGCCGCGTACGCGCGTACCGCGATGGACGCCGACGGGGTGCCGGAGGGGGCCGTCGCGGTGACCTCGGGCTCCCTCGACGCCATCGAGCGGGTGCTCGCGGCGCATCTGCGGCCGGGTGACGCGGTGGCGGTGGAGGACCCGGGGTGGGGCAGCGTGCTCGACCTCGTCCCCGCGCTCGGGCTGCGCGCCGTGCCGGTCGGGGTGGACGACGACGGGCCGGTGGTCGCGGATGTGGAGCGGGTGCTGCGGGCCGGGGCGCGGGCGCTCGTCGTCACCGACCGCGCGCAGAACCCGACCGGCGCCTCGGTGAGCGCAGGGCGCGCCCGGGAGCTGCGGGCCGTGCTCGCCCGCCACCCGGACGTGCTGCTGATCGAGGACGACCACGGCCACGCCATCGTCGACCTGCCGCTGCATCCGCTGGCGGGTACGACGGACCACTGGGCCTTCGTCCGCTCGGCCGCCAAGGCGTACGGCCCCGACCTGCGGGTCGCCGTGCTCACCGGGGACGCGGTCACGGTCGACCGGGTGGCGGGCCGGCAGCGGCTGGGCCCCGGGTGGGTCAGCCGGCTGCTCCAGCGCGCCGTGCTCCACCTGTGGACCTCGGGCGCCGTCGACACCGCCGCCGTCGCCCGGTCCTACGGGGAGCGCCGTGACGCCCTCGTCCACGCCCTGGCCGAGCGCGGGGTGACGGCGTACGGGCGGAGCGGGATGAACGTGTGGGTGCCCGTCAGCGACGAGACCGGGGCCATCGCGCGGCTCCTCCACGCGGGCTGGGCGGTGGCCCCCGGGGCGCGCTTCCGGATGTCCACGCCCCAGGCGGTGCGGCTCACCGTCTCCCGGCTGACGGCGGCGGACATCGGGCCGCTGGCGGACGCGGTGGCGTCGGCGGCCGGACCCGCGCGGCCGGTCACGTACGGCTGA
- a CDS encoding DMT family transporter: MAMPGVPALPVGRSLLYLVVAGVAWGTAGAAASLIFRVSDLGPLALSFWRCAGGLVLLAGALALRPRRTPRPVEPRSRRVLRILGTGVGLTVFQSAYFAAVDATGLAVGTVVTLGAGPVLIAVGARVLLGERLGPGGLAAVAGALAGLAVLVLGGEGGEVVPSGVLLALLSAAGYAAITLLTRWLGRDGGGGDALTTSAWAFGIGAVGLLPMAAAEGLVPHTAETGQVLWLLVYVAAVPTALAYALYFAGAAAVRSATVSVIMLLEPVSAAVIAVTVLGERLTAATVVGTLLLLTAVTGLALAEARGAAVTRRRAAEAEAEAVAV, encoded by the coding sequence ATGGCCATGCCTGGTGTTCCCGCTCTGCCCGTCGGGCGGAGCCTGCTGTATCTCGTCGTCGCCGGAGTCGCCTGGGGCACCGCCGGTGCGGCGGCCTCCCTGATCTTCCGGGTCAGCGATCTCGGTCCCCTCGCCCTCTCCTTCTGGCGCTGCGCCGGGGGCCTCGTCCTGCTGGCCGGGGCGCTCGCCCTGCGTCCCCGCCGTACGCCCCGGCCGGTCGAGCCCCGGAGCCGCCGGGTGCTGCGCATCCTCGGTACGGGGGTGGGGCTCACCGTGTTCCAGAGCGCCTACTTCGCGGCGGTGGACGCCACCGGCCTCGCCGTCGGGACCGTCGTCACCCTCGGTGCCGGGCCCGTCCTGATCGCCGTCGGTGCGCGCGTGCTGCTCGGCGAACGCCTCGGCCCGGGCGGTCTCGCCGCCGTGGCCGGTGCGCTGGCCGGGCTCGCGGTGCTCGTCCTGGGCGGGGAGGGCGGCGAGGTCGTGCCGTCCGGCGTGCTGCTCGCGCTGCTGTCCGCCGCCGGGTACGCGGCGATCACCCTGCTCACCCGGTGGCTCGGGCGGGACGGCGGTGGCGGTGACGCGCTGACCACCAGCGCCTGGGCGTTCGGCATCGGAGCGGTGGGGCTGCTGCCCATGGCGGCGGCCGAAGGGCTCGTGCCGCACACCGCCGAGACCGGGCAGGTGCTGTGGCTGCTCGTCTACGTGGCCGCGGTGCCCACCGCACTCGCGTACGCCCTCTACTTCGCGGGGGCGGCCGCCGTCCGCTCGGCCACCGTCTCCGTGATCATGCTCCTGGAGCCGGTGAGCGCGGCCGTCATCGCGGTGACCGTCCTGGGGGAGCGGCTGACGGCGGCCACCGTCGTCGGCACCCTGCTCCTGCTGACCGCCGTGACCGGGCTGGCGCTGGCCGAGGCGCGGGGGGCGGCTGTCACGCGCAGGCGGGCGGCTGAAGCCGAGGCTGAGGCCGTAGCGGTGTAG